A single window of Ananas comosus cultivar F153 linkage group 17, ASM154086v1, whole genome shotgun sequence DNA harbors:
- the LOC109722758 gene encoding serine/arginine repetitive matrix protein 1-like translates to MNPHPSTDLLRFPCISPSFPDSTLLSIVGATMEPRALADRDPAQPQRPPPPPPPLQEAAQHCRIRRRRLRGAGSSSSSVSSLSTSSPSSLAVATPPFASPSPYHRFLSPDLRSYSSIPFSWEHRPGIPKNPNRIHPPTLPLPLPPPVLRTPRSKKRPDAAAAAPVAADPFTAALAECARDQSGGDLDRLWGGAEEAARRRWRRAAPIVAAIADRFGVLDLYGSCKAACSVADANVCVPRPGRRRSGSYPLP, encoded by the coding sequence ATGAATCCCCATCCCTCTACTGATCTGCTCCGCTTCCCCTGCATTTCCCCCTCTTTCCCCGATTCGACCTTGCTCTCGATCGTAGGGGCAACAATGGAACCTAGGGCTCTCGCCGACCGTGACCCAGCTCAGCCTcagcggccgccgccgccgccgccgccgctgcaggAGGCGGCGCAACACTGCcggatccgccgccgccgcctccgcggaGCCGGATCGTCCTCGAGCTCGGTCTCCTCCCTCTCTACCTCCTCCCCTTCGTCCCTCGCCGTCGCGACGCCCCCATTCGCCTCCCCTTCCCCCTACCACCGCTTCCTCTCCCCCGATCTCCGCTCCTACTCCTCCATCCCCTTCTCATGGGAGCACCGCCCCGGGATCCCCAAAAACCCTAACCGCATCCACCCCCCGACCCTCCCGctccccctccctccccccGTCCTCCGCACGCCGCGCTCCAAGAAGCgccccgacgccgccgccgccgccccggtgGCCGCCGACCCCTTCACCGCGGCGCTCGCGGAGTGCGCCCGGGACCAAAGCGGCGGCGACCTCGACCGGCTCTGGGGGggcgcggaggaggcggcgcggcggcggtggcggcgcgcggcgCCGATCGTGGCGGCGATCGCGGACCGGTTCGGGGTGCTGGATCTGTACGGGTCGTGCAAGGCCGCGTGCTCCGTCGCCGACGCCAACGTCTGCGTGCCCCGCCCCGGCCGACGCCGCTCCGGCTCTTACCCTTTGCCGTAG